In Tindallia magadiensis, one DNA window encodes the following:
- the ppk2 gene encoding polyphosphate kinase 2 — MSESKNQKKKEKKEKKDYQIVKINGVKQKKLKRKPYEKELVRLQEELVKLQEWIKHEGLKVVVIFEGRDAAGKGGVIKRITESLNPRICRVEALGTPTEREKTQWYFQRYVNRLPAAGEMVLFDRSWYNRAGVEKVMGFCSDEEHREFLRSCPEFERMLVRSGIILVKYWFSVSDEEQEKRFQSRIEDPTKRWKLSPMDLESRKRWMEYSKAKDEMFAHTDIKQAPWYVVDADIKRHARLNCIRHLLGQIPYQDLTPEPIELPPRQDDMAYVRPPISDQTFVTDYYGGSIESTE; from the coding sequence ATGAGTGAATCGAAAAATCAAAAGAAAAAGGAAAAGAAGGAGAAAAAAGATTATCAAATTGTAAAAATCAATGGAGTGAAACAAAAAAAACTGAAGCGAAAACCTTATGAAAAAGAGTTGGTCCGTTTACAGGAAGAACTGGTAAAATTGCAGGAATGGATTAAACATGAAGGGTTAAAAGTAGTGGTTATTTTTGAAGGAAGAGATGCGGCTGGTAAAGGAGGCGTGATCAAACGAATTACAGAAAGCTTAAATCCGCGGATTTGTCGGGTAGAAGCTTTGGGAACTCCAACAGAACGTGAAAAAACACAGTGGTACTTCCAACGATATGTTAATCGTTTGCCGGCGGCAGGAGAAATGGTTCTCTTTGACCGTAGCTGGTACAATCGGGCAGGGGTCGAGAAAGTGATGGGATTTTGTTCCGATGAAGAACATCGAGAGTTTCTTAGATCTTGTCCGGAGTTTGAACGAATGCTTGTCCGTTCTGGCATTATTCTTGTTAAATACTGGTTTTCAGTATCAGACGAGGAACAGGAAAAACGTTTTCAATCACGGATAGAAGATCCAACCAAAAGATGGAAACTAAGTCCAATGGATCTGGAGTCTAGGAAAAGGTGGATGGAATACTCGAAAGCAAAAGATGAAATGTTTGCGCATACCGATATTAAACAGGCTCCCTGGTATGTGGTGGACGCTGATATTAAACGGCATGCAAGACTTAACTGTATCCGTCACTTGTTGGGGCAAATACCTTACCAAGACTTGACTCCAGAACCGATTGAATTGCCACCTCGGCAGGATGATATGGCTTATGTACGTCCGCCAATATCAGACCAAACCTTCGTTACTGATTATTATGGAGGATCTATTGAATCAACGGAGTGA
- a CDS encoding HD domain-containing phosphohydrolase: MISLTQLTNRLSRASDMVSPELNGHQQQVAYISWHIGKEIGLSPEKMNELYAASVLHDIGGLSMKERLNLLSFELINPHLHGEIGWLMLKDYPEFMKEAKIIRHHHVPWDYGRGKNSWGEEVPIESHIIHLADRITTSSMLDATALNQSKPIMNKMKSLKGSKFHPELVDVLEQLADKEYFWLDLHSVLKEKNCYCPPKPEDIKVEEGRLLPISKLFARVIDFRSRFTAVHSEGVSSVATTIASCLKLSENDCAEIEIAGYLHDIGKLTVPSEILDKPGDLTAEEYNVMKGHTYYGYILLKDLEGMERIKDYVSFHHEKMNGTGYPFKLTGEELPVGSRIMAVADILTALTENRPYRKGMTKDKALLILGRMAKEKELDPEVVQLAQDYYSEIRESRIKGQEEARSRYDNFASKIGEKVG; encoded by the coding sequence ATGATTTCATTGACACAATTGACAAACCGGTTATCGCGGGCATCTGACATGGTGAGCCCTGAGCTTAACGGTCATCAACAGCAAGTGGCGTATATTTCTTGGCATATAGGAAAAGAAATTGGATTAAGCCCTGAAAAAATGAATGAACTATATGCTGCTTCCGTTCTTCATGATATCGGTGGTCTCAGTATGAAAGAAAGACTAAACTTACTTTCTTTTGAGCTGATCAACCCTCATCTTCATGGAGAAATTGGATGGTTAATGTTAAAAGACTATCCGGAATTCATGAAAGAAGCTAAGATTATTCGCCATCATCATGTTCCCTGGGATTATGGAAGAGGGAAAAACAGCTGGGGAGAAGAGGTGCCGATAGAGAGTCATATCATTCATCTGGCAGATCGTATTACGACATCTTCTATGTTGGATGCTACAGCCTTAAATCAGTCAAAACCTATTATGAATAAAATGAAGAGTCTTAAAGGGAGCAAATTCCACCCTGAGCTTGTGGATGTCTTAGAGCAATTAGCGGATAAAGAGTATTTTTGGTTAGATTTACATTCTGTCTTAAAAGAAAAAAATTGTTATTGTCCACCGAAGCCAGAAGATATTAAAGTGGAAGAGGGAAGGCTGCTTCCCATTTCGAAACTTTTTGCACGGGTGATTGATTTTCGGAGTCGATTTACGGCTGTTCATAGCGAGGGTGTCTCATCGGTCGCCACTACCATCGCCTCCTGTCTAAAGCTTTCAGAAAATGACTGCGCAGAAATAGAAATAGCAGGATATTTGCATGATATTGGGAAATTGACGGTTCCGAGTGAAATTCTTGATAAACCCGGAGATCTAACAGCGGAAGAGTACAATGTGATGAAAGGACATACTTATTATGGGTATATACTATTAAAAGATCTTGAAGGGATGGAGCGAATCAAAGACTATGTATCTTTTCATCATGAAAAAATGAATGGAACAGGTTATCCCTTCAAGCTTACAGGAGAAGAGCTTCCGGTAGGAAGCCGGATCATGGCTGTCGCGGATATTTTAACTGCATTGACAGAAAATCGTCCCTATCGTAAAGGGATGACAAAAGATAAAGCGCTTTTAATTTTGGGGAGAATGGCAAAAGAAAAAGAACTAGATCCGGAAGTGGTTCAATTGGCACAGGACTACTATAGTGAAATAAGAGAGAGTCGGATCAAAGGCCAAGAGGAAGCCCGGAGTCGGTATGACAATTTTGCATCTAAGATTGGGGAAAAAGTAGGCTGA
- a CDS encoding HD domain-containing phosphohydrolase, protein MKKKMILLYVVTMVTILGLVIFTMQTMGYSIIEQQTNLRLLSLAASKSNQIANLVEQDFERASLIASRTQMRKSLIAYKEGEDPKNQLIRMHNIIKDAAHSVESIQNIDIVNLQGRIITSTNESKINQHLINSDVYIKGKENRYFSEIMWDVDGTPFYHLSMPLYHTEDQYTNLQNAIGLLVVEMSVERILDILKDTTGLGNTGDISFLSLESEIMTCIRLKNQNGEGFYIEEWPVDKKTSDQDGIRQQILSVSGEDIFATFNWIEIREKQWGILVKIDQNEIMEPYLRMYGYLSVAFGALTILGIFVFLLGIRYSFYGIQKLLEGAEEFGKGNLDYHIEVQSKDEIRRLADSYNSMASKLKMFRDQMENLSFTDQLTGIGNRRLFEEEMIRLDAPHHFPLTILMGDVNGLKLVNDAFGHTLGDQLLQMAASVLMEACSRAHVICRMGGDEFVILMPETTTIEAKETMERIQKKLEETRVGRVELSVSFGLATKNTVKEPLGEVVQQAEEEMYRNKLLEGKKMKERTIKAIIDTFFESDPNYRVHAENVAYWSYHLGEKQKLSKEKLSVLTKAAKLHDLGKITFDQDIMNKSTVLTSREWMEMKRHPENGYRILDSVSQYKEVAEIILSHHEHWDGTGYPRNLKGEEIPLESRIIAIAESYDVMTTTQPYREAMSREYALKELQKNAGSIFDPVLVQQFLSLP, encoded by the coding sequence ATGAAAAAGAAAATGATCCTGTTATATGTGGTAACGATGGTAACCATTCTTGGCTTGGTGATTTTTACGATGCAAACAATGGGATATAGTATTATTGAGCAACAAACAAACTTAAGACTGCTATCTTTGGCTGCTTCTAAATCAAATCAGATTGCTAATTTGGTAGAACAGGACTTTGAAAGAGCTAGCCTGATTGCCTCTCGTACACAAATGAGAAAAAGTTTGATAGCTTATAAAGAAGGTGAAGATCCGAAAAATCAGCTTATCCGAATGCATAACATTATAAAGGATGCGGCTCATTCGGTAGAATCTATCCAAAATATTGATATTGTCAATTTACAAGGGAGAATCATTACCTCTACAAATGAATCGAAAATCAATCAGCATTTGATAAACAGTGATGTGTATATCAAAGGGAAAGAAAATCGATATTTTAGTGAAATTATGTGGGATGTCGATGGCACCCCCTTTTATCATCTGTCTATGCCGCTCTATCATACGGAAGATCAGTACACGAACCTTCAGAACGCTATAGGTCTACTAGTGGTGGAAATGTCTGTGGAACGAATCCTTGATATCCTAAAAGACACCACCGGTCTAGGAAACACAGGAGACATATCGTTTTTATCTCTTGAGTCAGAAATCATGACATGCATTCGTTTGAAAAATCAAAATGGAGAAGGCTTTTATATAGAAGAATGGCCAGTAGATAAAAAAACATCAGATCAAGATGGGATACGTCAACAAATTTTGTCTGTATCGGGGGAGGATATATTTGCAACCTTTAATTGGATAGAAATTAGAGAGAAGCAATGGGGAATACTGGTGAAAATCGATCAAAATGAAATAATGGAGCCGTATTTACGGATGTATGGATATTTATCAGTTGCTTTTGGAGCCTTAACAATTCTAGGTATTTTTGTATTTCTTCTTGGGATTCGTTATAGTTTTTATGGAATTCAAAAGCTCTTAGAAGGTGCAGAAGAATTTGGAAAAGGTAATTTGGATTATCATATTGAGGTACAATCAAAGGATGAAATCAGAAGGCTTGCTGATTCTTATAATTCGATGGCATCTAAACTGAAAATGTTTAGAGATCAAATGGAGAACCTGAGTTTTACCGATCAGCTAACAGGAATTGGAAATCGACGCTTATTTGAAGAAGAAATGATACGTTTAGACGCTCCTCATCATTTTCCCCTTACGATTCTGATGGGTGATGTGAATGGTCTAAAACTGGTGAACGATGCTTTTGGTCATACTCTGGGAGATCAGTTATTACAAATGGCAGCGTCTGTTTTAATGGAAGCCTGTTCAAGAGCACACGTTATTTGCCGAATGGGTGGAGATGAATTTGTTATTTTAATGCCAGAGACCACAACGATAGAAGCTAAAGAAACGATGGAGCGCATCCAAAAAAAGCTAGAAGAAACAAGAGTGGGGCGGGTGGAACTATCTGTTTCTTTTGGGTTGGCAACTAAAAACACAGTAAAAGAACCTCTTGGGGAAGTGGTTCAACAAGCAGAAGAAGAGATGTATCGAAATAAACTTTTAGAAGGTAAAAAAATGAAGGAACGGACGATTAAAGCTATCATTGATACTTTTTTTGAATCTGATCCAAATTATCGTGTGCATGCTGAGAATGTTGCTTATTGGAGCTATCATCTTGGGGAAAAACAGAAGCTTTCTAAAGAAAAATTGAGTGTACTTACCAAAGCGGCAAAATTACACGATCTTGGAAAAATAACTTTTGACCAAGATATAATGAATAAATCGACGGTATTAACAAGCAGAGAATGGATGGAAATGAAACGTCATCCGGAAAATGGCTATCGAATTTTAGACAGTGTTAGTCAGTATAAAGAAGTAGCTGAGATAATTCTAAGCCACCATGAACATTGGGATGGAACGGGTTATCCGAGAAATTTGAAAGGGGAAGAAATCCCACTGGAATCTAGAATCATTGCCATTGCAGAAAGCTATGATGTAATGACCACTACTCAACCGTACAGGGAAGCTATGTCAAGAGAGTACGCTCTGAAAGAACTTCAAAAAAATGCTGGAAGTATTTTTGATCCAGTTTTGGTTCAACAATTCCTTTCATTGCCATAA
- a CDS encoding sodium:solute symporter family protein — protein sequence MNKSIVYLIYFTGYTMILLFIGKGGFKRTNNLRDFFLANNSLGLLMSMATFSATWFSAASMQGVSGSIFAYGYNTVLYAVVPWFLGAVMLVFLATRLREYDLMTVPEYFYIRYRSKNMQAAGGIMIVIIYILYIIIQIRGFGIVISEFLDINYTFSILLVYLFVMYTSFGGLFSVARTDSLNITLIVTGIFLAAILILKETGGIAEMHHQAALIDTKAFPGLPAATEPGGLLDPFSKSAAPPLLTVTSLFGWGMGLAANPQYALRIHSAKSTGTALRMISFSVLLLAAMYVGIFIIGIGSRVLQPEISSIQSVDEVLPFVINNVIYSRFSGLLLISIVAAAISTANSQLLVAASGFSYDIYKNIICPHVTEEKLLFINRAFVFFAGTISLLLSLKPPESLLVYGGYIWGFFTVSFFLPLYGGLFWEKANYNGAVASFFSGFLVMGLAMGMNVEARFHIHPAFPGFLASSAAFFSMSLYSVKNKENNINDNH from the coding sequence ATGAATAAGTCAATTGTTTATTTAATCTATTTTACGGGATATACAATGATCCTACTTTTTATAGGGAAAGGAGGATTTAAAAGAACCAATAATCTGAGAGATTTCTTTTTAGCAAATAATAGCCTGGGTCTTTTAATGAGTATGGCCACCTTTTCGGCCACCTGGTTTAGTGCCGCTTCTATGCAAGGGGTTTCTGGGTCTATTTTTGCTTACGGTTATAATACAGTGCTTTATGCTGTCGTTCCCTGGTTTTTAGGTGCGGTCATGCTGGTTTTTTTAGCAACTCGGCTGCGGGAATATGATTTGATGACAGTTCCGGAATACTTTTACATAAGGTATCGTAGTAAGAACATGCAGGCCGCTGGAGGGATCATGATTGTCATCATATATATTTTATATATTATTATTCAAATAAGAGGCTTCGGTATTGTTATCTCGGAATTTTTAGATATCAATTATACCTTTTCTATTTTACTGGTTTATTTATTTGTGATGTATACCAGTTTTGGAGGCTTGTTTTCAGTAGCGAGAACAGACAGTCTGAATATCACATTAATTGTGACGGGCATTTTTTTAGCCGCCATATTAATACTGAAAGAAACAGGTGGCATTGCTGAAATGCATCATCAGGCGGCGTTGATTGATACAAAGGCTTTTCCGGGGCTACCGGCAGCGACTGAACCAGGTGGATTGTTGGATCCTTTTTCTAAATCAGCAGCTCCACCTTTGTTAACGGTGACCTCTTTATTTGGATGGGGGATGGGCTTGGCTGCAAACCCTCAATATGCCCTTCGAATCCATTCAGCTAAGAGTACAGGGACGGCGCTTCGGATGATTTCTTTTTCGGTATTATTGCTGGCGGCCATGTATGTAGGCATTTTTATTATTGGAATTGGCAGCAGGGTATTACAGCCAGAAATTAGCAGCATTCAATCTGTTGACGAAGTACTACCCTTTGTAATCAATAATGTTATTTACTCCCGGTTTAGCGGGTTGTTGCTGATTAGCATTGTGGCGGCCGCTATTTCGACAGCGAATTCCCAACTTTTAGTGGCGGCCAGTGGGTTTAGTTATGATATCTATAAAAACATCATTTGCCCACACGTAACGGAAGAGAAGTTACTATTCATTAATAGAGCCTTTGTTTTTTTTGCCGGAACAATTTCTTTACTTCTTTCCCTAAAGCCACCGGAAAGTTTATTAGTATATGGTGGTTACATATGGGGCTTTTTTACGGTAAGTTTTTTTCTTCCTCTCTACGGAGGTCTTTTTTGGGAAAAAGCCAATTATAACGGAGCGGTCGCATCTTTTTTTTCAGGATTTTTGGTTATGGGACTGGCGATGGGAATGAACGTGGAAGCTCGTTTTCATATTCATCCCGCTTTTCCTGGATTTTTAGCATCCAGTGCCGCCTTCTTTTCTATGAGTCTTTATTCTGTTAAGAACAAAGAAAATAACATCAATGACAATCATTAA
- a CDS encoding sensor histidine kinase: MKWFRFDIENKILIPFMILFILAIVTLGSVSYWTGYQMLLRNETNHLQKHLQSFSVYLNELNAKVETGDLELEEAKGKAIAYYYLNGSENGFIMAEDRLLASLFITEEEWISAFLQEEKSDVGGSLQVGNSVLVYRKYPPWNWTLGYGMNRQLFSETVLESQKYIILLAIVSLVVSMQAAILVAYHISNPVRQLVDAFSRIGRDHMSEKISFSRKDEIGQLAEAFNEMMERLRLSTTKLLDMTRFNEDILRSITTGIITTDADGKVLSANPAAKEILNSFPKDPEDDLINIKEIRHQINATLSRGKCLNRLHTLEKEGLAEKRYLDSMTSQLKNEKEEVIGVICSFRDITERKRIENNMELLDRLSSIGQLAAGMAHEIRNPLAGMKTSLQVLQRRSLSTEKESSHQLFQSTLYEIDRIDSLITELLNFARPRKPAYEIVDVSKIMYRTLELQRKSIEEKKIHVEINLTDSMLSILADSHQLEQIFLNLMINAINAMKREGKLTINVFSDQKKQGTGSENLSQVVIEFKDNGKGMKADEIEKIFLPFYTTDPQGTGLGLSVVHELVKENNGKIEVNSKEGEGSCFRILFPEASGEGG; the protein is encoded by the coding sequence TTGAAATGGTTTCGTTTTGATATTGAAAACAAAATACTAATCCCTTTTATGATCCTTTTTATTCTGGCGATTGTTACCTTAGGGAGTGTTTCTTACTGGACGGGGTATCAAATGTTGCTTCGGAACGAAACAAATCACCTTCAAAAACACCTGCAGAGTTTTTCTGTGTACCTTAACGAGTTAAACGCCAAGGTAGAAACAGGAGACTTAGAATTGGAAGAAGCGAAGGGCAAGGCGATTGCCTATTATTACCTGAATGGTTCCGAAAATGGGTTTATTATGGCAGAGGACCGATTACTGGCAAGTCTTTTTATCACAGAAGAAGAATGGATTTCAGCCTTTTTGCAAGAAGAGAAGTCAGATGTTGGCGGAAGTCTGCAAGTTGGGAACAGCGTGTTGGTATACCGCAAATACCCACCTTGGAACTGGACCTTGGGCTATGGAATGAATCGCCAGTTATTTTCGGAAACCGTTTTAGAAAGTCAGAAATATATTATTTTACTGGCCATCGTTTCTTTGGTAGTATCCATGCAGGCAGCCATTTTGGTTGCGTACCATATTTCAAACCCTGTTCGGCAGTTAGTGGACGCCTTTAGTCGCATAGGGCGAGATCATATGAGCGAAAAAATTTCTTTTAGCCGGAAGGATGAAATTGGGCAACTGGCAGAAGCGTTTAATGAAATGATGGAACGATTGCGCCTTAGTACTACGAAATTGTTGGATATGACCAGATTTAATGAAGATATTTTAAGGAGCATTACGACGGGAATCATTACAACGGATGCCGATGGAAAGGTACTTTCCGCTAATCCGGCGGCAAAAGAAATCTTAAATTCATTTCCAAAGGATCCGGAGGATGACTTGATAAATATAAAAGAAATACGCCATCAGATTAATGCCACTCTAAGCCGCGGAAAATGCTTGAACAGATTGCACACACTGGAAAAGGAAGGCTTAGCCGAAAAACGATACCTGGACAGCATGACGTCTCAGCTAAAAAATGAAAAGGAAGAGGTCATAGGTGTTATTTGCAGCTTTAGAGATATTACAGAACGGAAACGAATTGAAAACAATATGGAGCTTTTAGATCGTCTAAGTTCCATCGGGCAGTTAGCGGCAGGGATGGCTCATGAAATTCGAAATCCATTGGCAGGAATGAAAACCAGCCTTCAGGTGCTGCAACGGAGAAGCCTTTCGACAGAAAAGGAAAGCAGCCATCAGCTTTTTCAAAGCACCTTGTATGAAATTGATCGTATTGATAGTTTGATAACCGAATTATTAAACTTTGCTCGCCCTAGAAAACCGGCATACGAGATAGTGGACGTATCAAAGATAATGTATAGAACCCTTGAATTGCAACGAAAATCTATTGAAGAAAAAAAGATTCATGTAGAGATAAACCTAACCGATTCCATGCTATCCATTTTAGCGGACAGCCATCAATTAGAACAAATATTTCTAAACCTGATGATCAATGCTATTAATGCTATGAAAAGAGAAGGAAAGTTAACTATAAATGTTTTCTCAGATCAAAAAAAGCAAGGAACTGGCTCTGAAAATCTTTCGCAGGTAGTGATTGAGTTTAAGGACAATGGCAAAGGAATGAAGGCAGATGAAATAGAAAAGATTTTTCTTCCCTTTTATACAACAGATCCTCAGGGAACCGGCTTAGGTCTTTCTGTGGTACATGAATTAGTGAAGGAAAACAACGGAAAAATTGAAGTGAATAGTAAAGAGGGCGAAGGTAGTTGCTTTCGGATTTTATTTCCGGAGGCTTCTGGAGAAGGAGGCTAA
- a CDS encoding sigma-54-dependent transcriptional regulator has protein sequence MALEILIIDDEETLRMSLVEGLKDMGHKVYAAADGKTGMEAIESKGPQVVMLDIRLPDANGLQLIQSVKAIDESIQIIIMTAYGDIKTAVSAIKQGAFDYIHKPFDLDEIQVILKRIEETLRMKQKLFLLEQESDALVRQPIIGHHPSMDDVFHKIEVLSKNDDVTVLIRGETGTGKELVASAIHHASSRKNAPIVSINCAALSQNLIESELFGHEKNAFTGANTLKKGLIEIADGGSVFLDEIGELKPDTQTKFLRVLEDKKMKRVGGLEDIQVDVRIIAATNKDLEKAIEEKEFREDLYYRLNVVPVCLPPLRERGEDILLIARHFLTLYNRKFHKQIKGFTKEAEKCLLDYPWKGNIRELRNVVERMVILHTGKTIDEKALPSDIRENKRKVSKEKKKWLMEEMEIPEGFSLEEHLKEIEAFYLNHALEKCHHNHTQAAELLGISRFALKRRTEKQKK, from the coding sequence ATGGCACTGGAAATATTAATTATTGATGACGAAGAAACCCTTCGAATGTCTTTAGTAGAAGGACTGAAAGATATGGGGCATAAGGTTTATGCAGCCGCAGACGGCAAAACAGGAATGGAAGCCATCGAAAGCAAAGGTCCACAAGTGGTGATGTTGGATATACGGCTGCCGGATGCCAATGGACTACAACTCATTCAGTCAGTCAAAGCAATTGATGAAAGCATACAGATTATCATTATGACAGCCTATGGCGATATTAAAACAGCCGTATCGGCGATCAAGCAAGGAGCCTTTGACTATATTCATAAACCTTTTGATCTGGACGAAATTCAAGTAATACTCAAACGAATTGAAGAAACCTTAAGAATGAAGCAGAAACTGTTTCTCTTGGAACAGGAATCCGATGCTCTGGTGCGTCAACCGATTATTGGACATCATCCTTCGATGGATGATGTTTTTCATAAAATAGAAGTGCTGTCAAAAAACGATGATGTCACCGTCTTGATTCGTGGAGAAACAGGAACAGGAAAAGAATTGGTAGCATCGGCCATTCATCATGCCAGTTCCCGAAAAAATGCGCCTATTGTCAGCATTAATTGTGCGGCTCTTTCTCAAAACCTTATAGAGAGTGAACTGTTTGGTCATGAGAAAAATGCATTTACAGGTGCTAATACATTGAAAAAAGGACTGATAGAAATTGCCGACGGTGGAAGTGTTTTTTTAGATGAAATAGGAGAGCTGAAACCGGACACACAAACAAAATTTTTACGAGTGTTGGAAGATAAAAAAATGAAACGAGTTGGTGGATTAGAAGATATTCAGGTAGATGTGCGTATTATTGCAGCTACCAATAAAGACTTAGAAAAAGCCATAGAAGAAAAAGAGTTTCGGGAAGACTTATATTATCGGTTAAATGTAGTGCCTGTTTGCTTACCACCGTTGAGAGAACGTGGGGAAGATATCTTATTAATTGCCCGCCATTTTTTGACGCTCTATAATCGAAAATTTCACAAGCAAATAAAAGGATTCACCAAAGAAGCAGAAAAATGTTTACTAGATTATCCATGGAAGGGAAATATTAGAGAACTCAGAAATGTGGTGGAGAGAATGGTCATTTTGCATACAGGTAAAACCATTGACGAAAAAGCGTTACCATCGGATATAAGAGAGAATAAAAGGAAGGTATCAAAGGAAAAAAAGAAGTGGTTGATGGAAGAAATGGAAATACCGGAGGGTTTTTCTTTAGAAGAGCACCTGAAGGAGATAGAAGCTTTTTACCTGAATCATGCATTGGAAAAATGCCATCATAATCATACCCAGGCGGCAGAACTATTGGGAATTAGCCGATTTGCCTTAAAGCGCCGTACGGAAAAACAGAAGAAATGA
- a CDS encoding NRAMP family divalent metal transporter — protein MNIDPKKQNAAALLGAAFIMATSAIGPGFLTQSATFTEQYGTNFAFVILVSIILNLVVQVNIWRIIGVSGLRGQDIANKVLPGLGYFVAFLVALGGLAFNIGNIGGAALGINVLTGLDTQYGGLIAGIIGITIFISKDAKPIVDKVTKTLGILMIILVAYVAATSGPPVGEAAIRSIAPENPMLLVFPIITLLGGTVGGYITFAGAHRLIDAKISGEENLGHITRSAVTGIGVASVMRVLFFLAVLGVVHRGLALDPENPAASAFLHGAGNIGYRFFGIVLLSAGITSVIGAAYTSVSFLKTLSSTIDKHEQKFIIGFIAFSTFVMSFVGSPATLLVLAGSLNGLILPVTLGSMLLASKRKDIIGDYQHPTWLIVLGVITVVLTAYSGFMSLQNIANLF, from the coding sequence ATGAACATTGATCCCAAAAAACAAAACGCAGCAGCACTGCTGGGAGCTGCCTTCATCATGGCAACTTCTGCCATCGGTCCCGGGTTTCTGACACAATCGGCAACTTTTACAGAGCAATACGGTACCAACTTTGCTTTTGTTATTCTCGTATCCATTATTCTTAATTTGGTGGTACAGGTAAATATCTGGCGAATTATCGGTGTGTCCGGTCTTCGTGGACAAGATATTGCCAATAAAGTATTGCCTGGTTTAGGCTATTTTGTTGCTTTTCTGGTAGCGCTTGGCGGACTCGCCTTTAATATTGGGAATATTGGTGGAGCCGCTTTAGGTATCAACGTCTTAACTGGTCTTGATACACAGTATGGTGGTTTAATTGCTGGCATTATAGGAATTACTATTTTTATAAGCAAAGATGCAAAACCCATTGTAGATAAGGTAACCAAAACTCTGGGGATTCTAATGATTATTTTGGTAGCCTATGTGGCAGCAACCAGCGGCCCACCAGTAGGAGAGGCGGCGATTCGAAGCATAGCACCAGAAAATCCGATGTTGTTAGTCTTCCCTATTATTACGCTGCTAGGAGGGACGGTTGGCGGTTACATTACCTTTGCTGGTGCTCATCGCCTCATTGATGCGAAGATATCGGGAGAAGAGAATTTAGGTCACATTACCCGCAGTGCTGTGACGGGGATAGGCGTTGCTTCCGTCATGCGAGTACTGTTCTTTCTAGCGGTACTAGGTGTGGTTCATCGAGGCCTGGCCCTTGATCCGGAAAATCCGGCAGCATCTGCTTTTCTTCACGGAGCAGGGAATATAGGGTATCGATTCTTTGGAATTGTTCTGCTGTCAGCCGGCATAACATCGGTAATCGGTGCAGCCTATACCTCTGTTTCTTTTCTTAAGACGCTCAGCAGCACGATTGACAAGCATGAACAGAAATTTATTATAGGCTTTATCGCTTTTTCAACTTTTGTCATGAGCTTTGTAGGAAGTCCGGCAACCTTACTCGTATTAGCTGGATCTTTAAATGGATTGATTTTGCCAGTCACCTTGGGCAGTATGTTGTTAGCTTCCAAAAGAAAAGACATTATCGGAGATTATCAGCACCCAACTTGGTTAATTGTATTAGGAGTGATAACCGTTGTGCTGACAGCGTATAGTGGTTTTATGTCATTACAGAACATTGCAAACTTGTTCTAG
- the pxpB gene encoding 5-oxoprolinase subunit PxpB gives MHEKTRYMPAGDRALVMEFGNEISTRINEKIRAMSIALDQRKVEGVVEVVPTYRSLMIHYHPLIVSFQELKKQLTELEEKLQEIELPAPDVMVIPTLYGGEYGPDMATVMAHSGLTEEEVIQIHTSRDCLIYMLGFTPGFPYLGGMDERIATPRLETPRTKIRGGSVGIAGKQTGIYSIDSPGGWQLIGWTPVPLYDPESENPFLLKAGNYVRFEAITEADYQKIKPQIENRSYRCNVISRQGGETHG, from the coding sequence ATGCATGAGAAAACACGTTATATGCCGGCAGGGGACAGGGCTTTGGTGATGGAATTTGGAAATGAAATAAGCACTAGGATTAATGAAAAGATACGAGCCATGTCCATTGCTCTTGATCAAAGAAAAGTAGAGGGCGTAGTAGAAGTGGTTCCCACCTACCGATCTTTAATGATACATTATCATCCACTGATTGTTTCTTTTCAGGAGTTAAAAAAACAATTGACAGAGCTGGAAGAAAAACTTCAGGAGATTGAGCTTCCAGCACCGGATGTGATGGTGATTCCCACACTTTACGGAGGTGAGTATGGTCCTGATATGGCGACGGTTATGGCTCATAGTGGTTTAACAGAAGAAGAAGTCATACAGATTCATACTTCCAGAGATTGTTTGATCTATATGCTGGGATTCACCCCAGGATTTCCCTACCTTGGGGGAATGGATGAAAGGATCGCTACGCCAAGACTAGAAACGCCGCGCACAAAAATAAGAGGCGGTTCCGTTGGGATTGCAGGAAAACAGACAGGTATTTACTCCATCGACAGCCCGGGTGGATGGCAACTCATCGGATGGACACCTGTACCTTTGTATGATCCGGAATCAGAAAATCCATTCTTATTAAAAGCAGGTAATTATGTCCGGTTTGAGGCCATCACAGAAGCCGATTATCAAAAAATAAAACCTCAGATCGAAAATCGGAGTTATCGATGCAATGTAATATCCAGGCAGGGAGGTGAAACCCATGGGTAA